The proteins below are encoded in one region of Corvus hawaiiensis isolate bCorHaw1 chromosome 3, bCorHaw1.pri.cur, whole genome shotgun sequence:
- the ESF1 gene encoding ESF1 homolog yields the protein MSKSSMASKMSSQEEILSDGRFSCVARDPRFWEMPEKERKVKIDKRFRAMFHDKKFKLRYTVDKRGRPVNYTSTENLRKFYALSESDSDLSESDSKELTVKKKKKKKAKGKGEADSATAIAGGLPKEESKKSKQGVDQTCEAVTALNDLKKEGQKSKSKFSLKEDSQKTAMEIDRSRGNKGLLPRGENKQGGASGGRSISNQNKEKSSQASGTKSAKAPTRDHSLGEKIKESDVCDQSVKCKSQLEEETSASEDAESEEEESEDGGETGEEEEPEDDGETGEDDSDSEGDEESDSGPDLARGIGNIETSSEDDEDLNELFPKEPEIEHLWRELDKDAPRGDEITSRLAVCNMDWDRLKAKDLLALFNSFTPKGGTVFSVKIYPSEFGKERLKEEEQKGPVELFDLPENTTEDDGIYREKLREYQFKRLKYFYAVVECDSPETANKIYEECDGLEFESSCSFIDLRFIPDNVTFDDKPKDVASEVNIAAYKPKYFTSAAMGTSKVDITWDETDHERVTSLSRTFNKEELLDMDFQAYLASSSEEEEEQQQDGDVVNEMEDDKLRKSQKDDEEQIAKYRELLQSIQEKEKKQEEKDIGMEIKWVPGLKETAEEMVKNRLEGKDNLTPWQKYLEKKKEKRILKKKRKANAEREESEDELPPDVDLNDPYFAEELEKTGLKKKPESVESASEDEDEVEKQKAEMALLMMDDEEDTRKHFNYKKIVEQQNLSKKKKKLLMKKKELLEDDFQVNVADTRFQAMFTSPLFNLDPSDPNFKKTKAVEKILEEKARRREEKEQDLKEANKGLESKMAKKGDVAKKVIDPALSMLIKSVKNKTEEFQARKKKRFK from the exons ATGTCCAAGTCTTCAATGGCATCAAAAATGTCATCCCAGGAGGAAATACTGAGCGATGGCCGGTTCAGCTGCGTCGCAAGGGATCCCAGGTTTTGGGAGATGCCTGAAAAGGAACGTAAAGTCAAGATTGACAAGCGATTCCGAGCGATGTTTCATGACAAGAAGTTCAAGCTGAGATACACAGTGGATAAAAGAGGTCGCCCTGTTAACTATACCTCTACAGAGAACCTCAGGAAGTTTTATGCCTTGTCGGAATCTGACTCTGATCTTTCAGAAAGTGATAGTAAAGAActcactgtaaagaaaaaaaagaaaaagaaagctaaaggTAAAGGAGAAGCAGATTCTGCAACGGCCATTGCCGGTGGCCTCCCAAAGGAGGAGagcaaaaaatccaaacaaggGGTGGACCAAACATGTGAAGCAGTGACTGCACTAAATGACCTTAAAAAAGAAGGACAAAAAAGTAAATCTAAGTTCAGCTTGAAGGAGGATTCACAGAAAACGGCAATGGAAATTGATCGCTCTCGGGGAAACAAGGGCCTTTTACCCagaggggaaaacaaacaaggagGTGCATCAGGGGGAAGATCCATTTCAaatcaaaacaaggaaaagtcTTCACAAGCAAGTGGTACTAAGTCAGCCAAAGCTCCCACGAGGGACCACTCCctaggagagaaaataaaagaatcag ACGTCTGTGACCAAAGTGTAAAATGTAAAAGCCAGTTAGAGGAAGAAACTTCTGCAAGTGAGGATGCAGAATCGGAAGAAGAGGAATCAGAAGATGGTGGAGAAACAGGCGAGGAAGAGGAGCCAGAAGATGATGGGGAAACGGGTGAAGATGACAGTGATTCAGAAGGTGATGAAGAAAGTGATAGTGGGCCTGATCTAGCCAGAGGCATAGGGAACATTGAAACGAGCTCAGAGGATGATGAGGACTTGAACGAGCTGTTTCCAAAGGAGCCAGAGATCGAGCACTTGTGGCGCGAGTTGGATAAAGATGCCCCTCGTGGAGATGAG attacAAGCAGATTGGCAGTTTGTAATATGGATTGGGATAGGTTGAAGGCTAAGGATTTGCTGGCTCTATTTAATTCTTTCACACCCAAAGGAGGAACAGTGTTTTCTGTTAAG ATTTATCCTTCAGAGTTTGGAAAAGAGAGATTGaaagaggaagaacaaaaagGACCTGTGGAACTGTTCGATCTTCCAGAGAATACCACAGAGGATGATGg GATTTATAGGGAAAAACTGCGGGAATACCAGTTTAAGCGACTGAAATACTTCTATGCAGTTGTAGAATGTGATTCTCCTGAAACAGCCAATAAAATTTATGAGGAATGTGATGGACTGGAATTTGAAAGTAGCTGCTCTTTCATAGACCTGAG ATTTATTCCAGATAATGTTACATTTGATGATAAGCCAAAAGATGTAGCCTCAGAAGTGAACATAGCTGCTTATAAGCCAAAGTACTTCACATCTGCTGCTATGGGAACATCAAAG GTAGATATCACATGGGATGAGACAGATCATGAGCGAGTAACATCACTCAGCAGAACTTTTAACAAAGAGGAGCTTCTTGACATGGATTTTCAAGCTTATTTGGCTTCATCgagtgaagaagaggaggaacagCAGCAAG ATGGTGATGTAGTTAATGAAATGGAAGATGACAAACTGAGGAAAAGCCAAAAAGACGATGAAGAGCAAATTGCCAAGTACAGAGAACTTTTGCAAAGTatccaagaaaaagagaaaaaacaggaagaaaaggatatAGGAATGGAGATTAAATGGGTTCCAG gccTCAAAGAAACTGCTGAAGAAATGGTCAAAAACAGGTTGGAAGGAAAGGATAACCTGACTCCATGGCAAAAATACctagagaagaagaaagaaaaaagaattctcaagaaaaagagaaag GCTAATGCTGAGAGAGAAGAGAGTGAAGATGAACTTCCACCTGATGTTGATCTCAATGACCCGTATTTTGCTGAAGAATTGGAGAAAACAG GTTTAAAGAAGAAGCCAGAATCAGTAGAAAGTGCCTcagaagatgaagatgaagttGAAAAACAGAAG GCTGAAATGGCCCTACTGATGATGGATGATGAGGAGGACactagaaaacattttaattataaaaagaTTGTAGAACAACAGAATTTGagcaaaaagaagaagaaacttcttatgaaaaagaaagaattactAGAAGATGACTTCCAG gTAAATGTTGCTGATACAAGATTCCAAGCCATGTTTACTTCTCCCCTGTTTAATTTGGATCCTTCAGATCCAAATTTCAAGAAGACAAAAGCAGTAGAAAAGATCCTGGAAGAGAAAGCTCGCcgaagagaagaaaaggagcaaGATCTTAAGGAGGCAAACAAGGGCCTGGAGAGCAAGATGGCAAAGAAAGGAGATGTTGCTAAAAAAGTCATAGATCCTGCCCTATCAATGCTAATAAAGTctgtcaaaaataaaacagaagagttTCAGGcgaggaaaaagaagagattcAAATAA